In a genomic window of Deltaproteobacteria bacterium:
- a CDS encoding cation:proton antiporter, whose amino-acid sequence MKRNTWFKRVTFWPLIISIATLALLCVGGIEQAFAAASAGGEGGGGGHASPVLPVLLGLMVILFLANVGADLAVRLHQPAVMGELLIGVIIGNLSLIGFRHFDYLKHDEILKVLSELGVILLLFEVGLESNIAEMKKLGWSSLLVAVLGVIAPFFLGWFVGSVFEPDMGTLVHVFIGATLTATSVGITARVLKDLGKIQAAESKIVLGAAVIDDVLGLIVLAVVSGIITAASKGTELDILSVVKVMVLAVGFLFGAIFIGRIMAPYYFRLATTLRSHGVFLATGLIVCFGLSYLAALVGLAPIVGAFTAGLILDPMHYKPLSIKHDNLSMERIIQPIIALLVPIFFVTMGAGVDLRVFADAKILGYAFVLTLAAIVGKQVCGLGVLEKGLDRLVVGFGMIPRGEVGLIFIGIGATMMLNGKTVVDKATYGAVVIMVIVTTMIAPPLVKWRFSRSEKKESHVESFSQRREVVN is encoded by the coding sequence GTGAAACGCAATACGTGGTTTAAGAGAGTTACATTCTGGCCGTTAATAATTTCAATCGCTACTTTAGCTCTATTATGCGTCGGGGGTATCGAGCAGGCCTTTGCCGCTGCTAGCGCAGGTGGTGAGGGAGGAGGCGGCGGGCATGCTAGCCCAGTGCTGCCAGTATTGCTAGGTTTAATGGTGATCTTGTTTTTGGCTAATGTCGGTGCTGATTTGGCAGTCCGCCTTCACCAACCAGCAGTTATGGGCGAGCTTCTAATTGGGGTCATAATAGGAAATTTGTCCCTAATTGGCTTTAGGCACTTTGATTATCTAAAGCACGATGAGATTCTTAAAGTTCTAAGTGAACTTGGAGTTATCTTGCTGTTATTTGAAGTCGGGTTAGAGTCAAATATTGCGGAAATGAAAAAACTGGGTTGGTCTTCTCTGCTCGTGGCTGTTTTAGGAGTTATCGCCCCGTTTTTTCTGGGCTGGTTTGTTGGATCTGTTTTTGAGCCGGATATGGGAACTCTAGTCCACGTATTTATTGGTGCAACGCTTACGGCTACAAGTGTCGGCATTACGGCTAGGGTATTAAAGGATTTGGGCAAGATTCAAGCTGCTGAATCAAAAATTGTTTTGGGGGCGGCAGTTATTGACGATGTTTTAGGTTTGATCGTTCTAGCTGTAGTAAGCGGCATTATAACTGCTGCCAGTAAGGGAACAGAGTTAGATATATTGTCAGTCGTCAAAGTGATGGTATTAGCGGTAGGGTTTTTGTTCGGCGCTATTTTCATCGGTAGGATAATGGCCCCGTATTACTTTAGGTTAGCAACGACACTGAGGAGCCACGGGGTATTCTTGGCAACTGGTTTAATCGTTTGTTTTGGCCTATCTTATCTCGCGGCCTTAGTAGGGCTAGCGCCTATTGTAGGTGCTTTTACTGCTGGCTTAATTTTAGATCCAATGCACTATAAACCACTTTCGATTAAGCACGACAATTTGAGCATGGAGCGCATTATTCAACCGATAATTGCTCTCTTGGTGCCGATATTTTTTGTCACTATGGGAGCAGGAGTAGATTTGCGGGTTTTTGCAGATGCTAAGATTTTAGGATATGCATTTGTTTTGACGCTAGCAGCTATAGTAGGCAAACAGGTTTGCGGACTAGGTGTTTTGGAGAAGGGTTTAGATAGGTTGGTAGTAGGGTTTGGCATGATTCCAAGAGGCGAGGTGGGTTTAATTTTTATCGGCATAGGGGCCACAATGATGTTAAATGGAAAAACCGTTGTGGACAAGGCTACCTATGGAGCTGTTGTGATAATGGTCATTGTTACTACTATGATTGCTCCTCCATTAGTAAAATGGCGCTTTTCACGTTCTGAGAAGAAAGAAAGTCATGTTGAATCGTTTTCCCAACGACGCGAAGTTGTTAATTGA
- a CDS encoding NAD(P)-dependent glycerol-3-phosphate dehydrogenase has translation MHLKVRKIAVLGAGSWGTALAHHLRRANYEVCLWGRDEGVLKSISEERENPKYLSGESLAAGIRVSTCLVEAVAGAELLVIALPSSAVRAEISAVKAHVPKGLLIVSAVKGLENATLKRMSVVIEEELGKENPVSVLSGPSFAREVVRGKPTAVTLACLDESVAQQIAEVFHYDSFRVYTSTDVIGVEFGGVFKNIIAIAAGVVDGLQMGNNARAALITRGLSEMQRLVVALGGSALTVGGLSGLGDLLLTATGDLSRNRQVGIRLGQGEQLEDILGSLGQVAEGVQSASKVLALAKRHNVPVPITEEVVKLLTKQCSIKDSVNALLSRTRAGEISFLEGFRFKFY, from the coding sequence ATGCATTTAAAGGTACGCAAGATAGCGGTCTTAGGTGCTGGAAGTTGGGGAACAGCTTTGGCGCATCACTTGCGTCGAGCGAATTATGAGGTGTGTTTGTGGGGTAGGGATGAGGGCGTTCTTAAGTCCATATCCGAAGAGAGAGAAAACCCTAAATACCTAAGTGGTGAGTCTTTGGCAGCGGGTATTAGGGTGAGCACATGTCTAGTGGAGGCCGTAGCTGGGGCCGAGTTGTTGGTTATTGCGTTGCCATCGTCGGCGGTTCGGGCGGAAATTTCTGCTGTTAAAGCGCACGTTCCAAAGGGATTGCTAATTGTTAGTGCGGTAAAGGGGCTAGAGAACGCTACTTTAAAGCGCATGAGTGTGGTAATCGAAGAGGAACTAGGAAAGGAGAATCCCGTTAGCGTTCTTTCTGGGCCGAGTTTTGCGAGAGAGGTAGTTAGGGGAAAGCCCACTGCTGTTACGCTTGCATGCTTGGATGAGTCTGTAGCACAGCAGATTGCCGAAGTTTTTCACTACGATAGTTTTAGAGTTTATACTTCTACTGATGTGATTGGGGTGGAATTTGGAGGTGTCTTTAAGAATATTATTGCCATTGCAGCAGGAGTAGTTGATGGTTTACAGATGGGCAATAATGCGCGGGCAGCTTTAATTACGCGCGGATTATCTGAGATGCAGCGCCTCGTCGTGGCTCTGGGTGGCAGTGCTCTTACGGTGGGTGGTTTGAGTGGCTTGGGCGATTTACTTCTTACGGCTACTGGGGATTTAAGTAGAAATAGACAGGTCGGGATTCGTTTGGGGCAAGGAGAGCAGCTAGAAGATATTTTAGGGAGCTTGGGCCAAGTCGCTGAGGGAGTTCAAAGTGCTTCCAAGGTGCTTGCGTTGGCGAAGCGGCACAATGTGCCAGTGCCCATTACCGAGGAGGTAGTGAAACTTTTAACTAAACAGTGTTCGATTAAGGATTCAGTCAATGCCCTCCTTTCGAGGACTCGAGCTGGCGAGATTAGTTTTTTAGAAGGCTTTCGTTTTAAATTTTATTAA
- the gyrA gene encoding DNA gyrase subunit A, with protein sequence MDATNIIPVTIEDEMCGSYMDYAMSVIIGRALPDVRDGLKPVHRRILYAMLREGLTSNKKYSKCAGVVGEVLKHYHPHGDTAVYDALVRMAQEWNLRYQLIDGQGNFGSIDGDSPAAYRYTECRLKALAELKLADIDKDTVDFVPNFDESVEEPVVLPSRIPTLLINGAEGIAVGMASRIPPHNLREVIAAAIKLINNPQVTVDELMEVMPGPDFPTAGIIYGAEPLRSIYKTGRGLIQVRAKTHVENISSGKREAEAIIVDEIPYQVNKAKLVEKIAELVNEKKIEGISRLRDESDRSGMRIVIELKRDAVNEVVLNQLFKLTPLQRTFGVTMLAIVDGRPEILSLDKLLTHFVEHRRTVVTRRSKFELAKAEARRHILEGFRIALDNIDAVIQIIKSSEAVRDAKVALQQNFSLSEIQAQNILDMPLRRLTGLERREIEKELEELLVYINELKEILASPQLINKVIVEELEEIAKKFGDDRRTVIEAFGDEIEVEDLIAEEEMMVTISHRGYIKRCSPSLYRSQNRGGKGVQGTKKLAEDADDFVEELFVASTHAYLLVFSSLGKVYLLKVYQLPEASRTARGRAIVNMLELEEGEEVSAILPVRHFEEDRYVVLTTRKGYIKRVDLMAFANIRKGGIRATLLDEGDTVFGVELTDGTLDCVISTRNGMSIRFPETQIRAMGRGARGVRGLTLEDSDEVVNLVTVKHIEEGGENDGAEDMGLSLLTVCENGYGKRTRLSEYRCQNRGGKGVIDIKTTERNGFVVSASRVKQGDDVMLITTGGKVIRTAVDTISLIGRNTQGVRLIQLAENERVAAVARIAEAKDDEVVAEEGNGESEAAD encoded by the coding sequence ATGGACGCGACAAATATTATTCCAGTTACTATAGAAGATGAAATGTGCGGATCCTATATGGATTACGCCATGAGCGTCATTATCGGCCGTGCTCTTCCGGATGTGCGCGACGGCTTAAAACCCGTGCATCGTAGAATTCTCTACGCAATGCTTAGGGAGGGCTTAACTTCTAACAAGAAATATTCAAAGTGCGCTGGTGTCGTGGGTGAGGTGCTAAAGCATTATCACCCCCATGGCGATACAGCGGTTTACGACGCATTGGTGCGCATGGCGCAGGAGTGGAATCTTAGGTATCAACTGATAGATGGCCAAGGCAATTTTGGCTCTATCGATGGAGATTCGCCTGCGGCTTATCGATATACTGAGTGTCGGTTAAAGGCGCTCGCCGAGCTTAAACTCGCCGATATCGATAAAGATACGGTGGATTTTGTGCCCAATTTTGACGAGTCGGTCGAGGAGCCGGTGGTGTTGCCCTCTCGAATCCCCACGCTTTTAATCAATGGTGCGGAAGGGATTGCTGTGGGAATGGCCTCTCGCATTCCGCCACATAACTTGCGCGAGGTAATCGCTGCGGCGATTAAGTTAATCAATAATCCTCAGGTCACTGTAGATGAGCTCATGGAGGTAATGCCTGGGCCAGATTTCCCAACAGCGGGGATTATTTATGGTGCCGAGCCATTGCGCAGCATTTATAAAACTGGTCGAGGATTGATACAGGTTAGGGCGAAAACTCATGTCGAGAATATTAGCTCGGGAAAGAGAGAAGCCGAAGCGATAATTGTTGACGAGATTCCCTATCAGGTGAACAAGGCGAAGCTCGTAGAGAAGATAGCCGAGTTAGTAAACGAGAAAAAAATAGAAGGCATTTCGCGCTTAAGAGACGAGTCTGATCGCAGTGGGATGCGCATTGTAATCGAGTTAAAGCGCGATGCTGTAAACGAAGTGGTTTTAAATCAGCTCTTTAAGCTCACGCCGTTACAGCGCACGTTTGGCGTGACGATGCTAGCCATTGTGGATGGACGACCAGAGATCTTATCACTAGACAAGCTGCTAACGCATTTTGTTGAACATCGCAGAACAGTTGTGACTCGGCGCAGCAAATTCGAGTTGGCGAAGGCCGAAGCTCGCAGGCACATTTTAGAGGGATTTCGCATTGCGCTCGATAACATAGATGCGGTCATTCAGATAATAAAATCGTCTGAGGCAGTTAGGGATGCTAAAGTTGCTTTGCAGCAAAATTTTAGTTTAAGCGAGATTCAGGCTCAGAACATTCTCGACATGCCACTGCGCAGATTGACTGGTTTAGAGAGGCGCGAAATTGAGAAAGAGCTAGAAGAGCTTTTAGTTTACATAAACGAGCTAAAGGAAATTTTAGCGAGTCCTCAGCTAATAAATAAAGTTATCGTCGAAGAGTTAGAGGAGATAGCCAAGAAGTTTGGCGATGATAGGCGCACAGTCATAGAGGCTTTTGGCGATGAAATTGAAGTTGAGGATTTAATAGCTGAAGAAGAGATGATGGTGACAATTAGCCATCGCGGTTATATAAAGCGCTGTTCCCCCTCGCTGTATCGCTCGCAGAACCGTGGCGGAAAAGGAGTTCAGGGCACTAAAAAGCTAGCAGAGGATGCGGATGATTTTGTGGAGGAACTCTTTGTAGCGTCTACTCATGCTTATCTGTTGGTGTTTTCGTCGTTGGGGAAGGTTTATTTGTTAAAAGTGTATCAGCTTCCAGAAGCTAGTAGGACGGCGCGCGGTCGAGCTATCGTTAACATGTTAGAGCTAGAGGAAGGCGAAGAAGTATCGGCTATTCTTCCAGTTCGGCATTTTGAGGAAGATCGCTACGTCGTTTTAACGACGCGCAAGGGTTACATAAAACGCGTCGATTTAATGGCATTTGCAAATATCCGCAAGGGTGGCATTCGGGCGACGTTGCTTGACGAAGGCGATACTGTTTTTGGCGTTGAGTTAACTGACGGAACTTTAGATTGTGTAATTTCAACTCGCAATGGCATGTCGATTAGGTTTCCCGAGACGCAAATAAGAGCAATGGGCAGGGGTGCGAGGGGAGTTAGGGGCCTTACTCTGGAAGACAGCGATGAAGTAGTTAATCTCGTTACGGTTAAGCACATAGAGGAAGGAGGCGAAAATGACGGCGCTGAGGATATGGGGCTTTCTCTGCTAACGGTTTGTGAAAATGGGTACGGAAAGAGAACTAGGCTTTCGGAGTATCGATGCCAAAATCGCGGCGGAAAGGGCGTAATAGATATAAAGACCACTGAGCGAAATGGTTTCGTAGTTTCGGCAAGCCGAGTGAAGCAAGGTGACGATGTAATGTTAATTACTACTGGCGGCAAGGTAATTAGAACGGCTGTGGATACGATTTCGTTAATTGGCCGAAATACTCAAGGGGTGCGCTTAATCCAGCTAGCTGAAAATGAGCGCGTCGCTGCAGTCGCGCGCATCGCGGAGGCGAAGGATGATGAGGTAGTCGCTGAGGAGGGAAATGGCGAGTCGGAAGCTGCCGATTAG